One segment of Carya illinoinensis cultivar Pawnee chromosome 1, C.illinoinensisPawnee_v1, whole genome shotgun sequence DNA contains the following:
- the LOC122276184 gene encoding small acidic protein 1, producing the protein MRPMPMDFFAEMDDQPSTVAMDVDDVDPLEIFGEGVISIDNKLADADFFNAFEDDFDDSDIN; encoded by the coding sequence ATGAGGCCGATGCCGATGGACTTCTTCGCAGAAATGGACGACCAGCCGTCTACGGTGGCGATGGACGTGGACGACGTGGACCCGCTCGAGATCTTCGGCGAAGGCGTCATCTCCATTGACAACAAGCTCGCCGACGCCGACTTCTTCAACGCCTTTGAAGACGACTTCGACGACTCCGACATTAATTGA
- the LOC122276192 gene encoding uncharacterized protein LOC122276192: protein MEAHLLTQQPCSLFTRPASPRRNPKLPVTPNLSSHSRRSCSTKYRPWDSNAEPVRSSWRFGFQDAEDEEDDKDQASEFGLGGSRTKKNSNRKRRWWNDDYSSSPEMEEESGGIFEEAIDSLWILKVFSSYGWALPFIIASLLLSTGPKAFLMALALPVGQSALSLVFDKLWGKTRNRPKRKSRMRRKPPASTASNVEREAEDQDESQDTRQGKVGYQSWVAGNNGPVYDGGREAPKFGGWDDLDRSRFTRRASQATSRSRNTPTERGKLSRRERKSDTPLLLRLLIAVFPFLGSWTKML, encoded by the exons ATGGAAGCCCACCTTCTCACACAGCAACCCTGCTCCCTCTTCACTCGCCCTGCATCTCCTCGTCGCAATCCCAAGCTACCCGTTACCCCGAATCTATCCTCGCATTCTCGCCGCTCCTGTTCTACCAAGTACCGCCCCTGGGACTCCAACGCCGAACCCGTTCGCTCCTCCTGGAGATTCGGCTTCCAGGACGCCGAAGACGAAGAGGATGACAAAGACCAAGCTTCTGAATTTGGCCTCGGAGGAAGCAGAACGAAGAAGAATAGTAATAGGAAGAGGAGGTGGTGGAACGACGACTATTCTTCGTCGCCGGAGATGGAGGAAGAGTCTGGTGGGATCTTCGAGGAAGCCATTGACAGCCTCTGGATTTTAAAG GTATTCAGTTCCTATGGTTGGGCTCTCCCCTTCATTATTGCGTCTTTGCTGCTATCTACAGGCCCAAAAGCTTTTCTTATGGCATTAGCACTTCCCGTTGGCCAGTCAGCTCTGTCTCTGGTGTTTGATAAGTTGTGGGGAAAAACACGAAACAGGCCGAAACGCAAGTCCAGGATGAGGAGGAAACCACCTGCCAGCACGGCAAGTAATGTTGAAAGGGAGGCAGAAGATCAAGACGAAAGCCAGGACACCAGACAGGGGAAGGTGGGATATCAATCATGGGTTGCTGGCAATAATGGTCCAGTCTATGATGGTGGCCGAGAGGCACCAAAGTTTGGTGGTTGGGATGATCTAGATAGATCTCGATTCACACGAAGAGCATCTCAAGCGACTTCTAGGTCACGGAATACACCAACCGAGAGGGGAAAACTGAGTCgcagagaaagaaaaagtgacACACCTCTGCTATTGAGATTGCTGATTGCTGTTTTTCCATTTTTAGGTTCTTGGACTAAGATGCTATAG